In Bacillus cereus ATCC 14579, a single window of DNA contains:
- a CDS encoding cysteine dioxygenase family protein produces MLTCNGSKSFQKFIKGVTNLMENGLFEEEIVCGIEKLLEELLEKKTWLPLDKQKANLTQYARHLLYEDPLKRFEVLALVWKDGQSTPLHDHDGTWGVEGVFSGRIMVKNFIQTKQLGNSLVYLTHTGNLYLGEGETDKVIPPADCHILEISKNESVITIHVYGKRLEKFKVYIPTEEKNVYMCETKYISYNS; encoded by the coding sequence ATGTTGACTTGTAATGGAAGTAAATCATTTCAAAAGTTTATTAAAGGTGTTACAAATCTTATGGAAAACGGTTTATTTGAAGAAGAAATAGTGTGTGGCATTGAAAAGTTACTAGAAGAACTTTTAGAAAAGAAAACATGGCTTCCGTTAGATAAACAGAAGGCCAATTTGACTCAATATGCACGACATTTATTGTATGAAGATCCGCTCAAACGTTTTGAAGTACTAGCTCTCGTATGGAAAGATGGACAATCTACACCTTTACATGACCATGACGGCACATGGGGAGTAGAAGGCGTTTTTTCAGGAAGGATTATGGTGAAGAACTTTATACAAACGAAACAACTTGGAAATTCACTTGTTTATTTAACACATACAGGAAATCTTTATTTGGGAGAAGGAGAAACAGATAAAGTAATTCCACCAGCGGATTGTCATATTCTTGAAATTAGCAAAAATGAAAGCGTTATTACGATTCATGTCTATGGAAAACGGCTAGAAAAGTTTAAAGTATATATCCCAACTGAAGAAAAAAATGTGTACATGTGTGAGACAAAATACATTAGTTATAATTCATAG
- a CDS encoding Cof-type HAD-IIB family hydrolase, giving the protein MKLIAIDLDGTLLSGNKMISKENAEAIRTCQEAGHVVAICTGRSIVDIERLLLEVNLECPIIAENGALIYKDKKMMKRYPIQNMQALEIVEYLEENGLYYQLYTDKGVYVPDYGVESVRNEIEYVKNSKENFDLKELKTIAALYLEHTAFHSAESCKPIVETDIHVHKLLPFSYDIEKLKKLKETFLHNTDLAITSSYWHNLEINHRDAQKGNGLYTLAEHLNIPVENTVAIGDGLNDVSMMEKANISIAMGNAVEEIKAMCKYETLSNEEHGVAHALYKYVM; this is encoded by the coding sequence ATGAAATTAATCGCAATTGATTTAGATGGAACTCTTCTTTCGGGGAATAAAATGATAAGTAAAGAAAATGCAGAAGCAATTCGAACATGTCAAGAAGCTGGCCATGTTGTAGCAATTTGTACAGGACGTTCTATTGTTGACATTGAGCGATTATTGTTAGAAGTTAATTTAGAGTGTCCAATCATTGCGGAAAATGGGGCTCTTATATATAAAGATAAAAAAATGATGAAGAGATATCCAATTCAAAATATGCAGGCACTTGAAATTGTAGAATATCTTGAAGAGAATGGTTTATATTATCAGCTTTATACTGATAAAGGTGTGTATGTACCGGATTATGGAGTAGAGAGTGTACGTAATGAAATTGAGTATGTGAAGAATTCAAAAGAAAATTTCGACTTGAAAGAGTTAAAAACAATCGCAGCATTATATCTTGAGCATACAGCGTTTCATAGTGCGGAAAGTTGTAAACCAATTGTAGAAACAGATATACATGTGCATAAACTATTACCATTTTCTTATGATATTGAGAAATTAAAAAAACTAAAAGAAACATTTCTTCATAATACAGATTTAGCAATTACATCTTCATATTGGCACAATTTAGAGATTAATCATCGAGATGCTCAAAAAGGGAATGGATTATATACTTTAGCAGAACATCTTAATATTCCGGTTGAAAATACTGTAGCGATAGGTGATGGCCTAAACGATGTTTCTATGATGGAAAAAGCGAACATATCAATTGCAATGGGAAATGCAGTTGAAGAAATAAAAGCAATGTGTAAATACGAAACGTTATCAAATGAAGAACATGGTGTGGCACATGCTTTATATAAATATGTAATGTAA
- a CDS encoding ATP-binding protein — protein MNSRLMELIDVSTIETMAEQFYKLTNISHQLLDAEKECVFSFGMNEIKKSKLPKIEIPIFLYNQHLGSFVVWSKKSEIFSCQKYFEMLSSLILDGAIKVFQSKNTTLLSRKEEELHTILQNMPVMVDALDYNGDFVLWNRECEIVTGYTAEEIIGNPNALQLLYPDHNYRHQIQKKFLTCGKNFRDWEMHLTCKNGEIKTIMWSNISEQFPVTGYSYWAVGVDITHLKAIEEQLKQQTSELELIFKALPDLCFLTEDDGTIIDYKAGSPTKFYVPAEAFMGKKFYEVLPTSVAQQFQEAINQVKEKGTNVIVEYPLTLNGSIDFFEARCLPLLHDKIMIIVRDITERKKTEELLNKSDTLAAIGQLAAGVAHEVRNPLTVIKGFIQLFQINKEDQERYFDLMLSEIERIEAILQEFLSIAKTDEINTEKKNIYQIFKNVVSLMNTKAIMTNIQVELFTGDKDIIIECSENQLKQVFINILQNSIEAMPNGGGISIHIKEINDDGVIIHVIDEGIGIPEERIKRLGEPFYSTKEKGTGIGLMLSYKIIESHQGTISIRSEVGVGTTVTIYLPKVLNKQSLSNCDDKCIAIRTSSNS, from the coding sequence ATGAATTCGCGGCTAATGGAACTTATTGATGTGAGTACAATAGAAACCATGGCAGAACAATTTTATAAATTAACTAACATATCACATCAACTTCTTGATGCTGAAAAAGAGTGTGTTTTTTCATTCGGAATGAATGAGATAAAAAAGAGTAAACTTCCAAAGATTGAAATCCCCATTTTCTTATACAATCAACATTTAGGATCTTTTGTTGTATGGTCCAAAAAAAGTGAAATTTTCAGTTGTCAAAAATACTTTGAAATGCTCTCAAGTTTAATTTTAGATGGTGCAATAAAAGTATTTCAAAGTAAAAATACAACGTTGCTTTCTCGGAAAGAAGAGGAACTACATACGATTTTACAAAACATGCCTGTTATGGTCGATGCGCTTGATTATAATGGAGATTTTGTTTTGTGGAATCGAGAATGCGAAATTGTAACAGGTTATACCGCTGAAGAAATAATTGGAAATCCCAATGCACTGCAATTATTGTATCCTGATCATAATTATCGCCATCAAATACAAAAGAAATTTTTAACTTGTGGAAAAAATTTCAGAGATTGGGAAATGCACTTAACATGTAAAAATGGTGAAATCAAAACAATAATGTGGTCGAATATATCAGAACAGTTTCCTGTAACAGGATATAGTTATTGGGCTGTTGGTGTAGATATTACACATTTAAAAGCGATAGAAGAGCAGTTAAAACAACAAACATCTGAACTGGAATTAATTTTTAAAGCTTTACCAGATTTATGTTTCTTAACAGAAGATGATGGCACAATTATAGATTACAAGGCAGGATCTCCTACAAAGTTTTACGTACCCGCAGAAGCTTTTATGGGAAAAAAGTTTTACGAAGTATTACCAACGTCAGTAGCACAGCAGTTTCAGGAAGCCATTAATCAAGTGAAGGAAAAAGGAACGAATGTAATTGTAGAATATCCACTCACACTTAATGGAAGTATTGATTTCTTTGAGGCTAGGTGCTTACCATTATTACATGATAAAATTATGATTATTGTACGCGACATTACAGAGCGAAAAAAAACAGAAGAATTGCTAAATAAATCAGATACGCTTGCAGCAATTGGTCAATTAGCAGCTGGCGTGGCTCATGAAGTAAGAAATCCTTTAACTGTAATTAAAGGTTTTATACAGTTATTTCAAATTAATAAAGAAGATCAAGAAAGATATTTTGATCTTATGCTTTCTGAAATTGAAAGGATAGAAGCAATCCTACAAGAATTTCTATCAATCGCTAAAACAGATGAGATAAATACAGAAAAGAAAAATATATATCAAATTTTTAAAAATGTCGTATCGTTAATGAATACAAAAGCAATTATGACAAATATTCAAGTTGAACTTTTTACGGGTGACAAAGATATAATTATTGAATGCTCAGAAAATCAATTGAAACAAGTATTTATTAATATTTTGCAAAATTCAATCGAAGCTATGCCAAATGGTGGGGGAATTTCAATTCACATAAAAGAAATAAATGATGATGGTGTCATTATTCATGTAATAGATGAAGGAATAGGAATACCTGAAGAAAGAATTAAGAGATTAGGTGAACCTTTTTATAGTACGAAAGAAAAAGGGACTGGTATTGGATTAATGTTAAGTTATAAAATTATTGAAAGTCATCAAGGGACAATTAGTATCAGGAGCGAGGTTGGGGTCGGGACAACAGTAACTATTTACTTACCGAAAGTACTAAATAAACAATCTCTTTCTAATTGTGACGACAAATGTATAGCGATACGCACTAGTAGTAATTCTTAA
- a CDS encoding peptidoglycan D,D-transpeptidase FtsI family protein, with amino-acid sequence MKKQEKKSGRVVPLRLNILFLCVFLLFSGIIIQLGKVQIFDGETYKNEVEKRENATVGLSVPRGKIFDREGNPVVDNKSLRTITYTKVKGVKQEEILKSARQLADIIEMPQEDIDKLTETDKKDFWMQLNPELAQDLVSKTEIDKFRDKDITGKELDKKIEDLKRKRVTDKNLQELTAKDIEVLAIKSKMTSGFQMAPQIIKKDVSEQEYAVISENLANLPGVDVSVDWERIYVNDGLFRSVLGNVSNADEGLPRERLDYYLVRDYSRNDRVGKSYIEQQYEDVLHGTKKEVRSIADKQGNTIRTETVTEGKSGKNLTLTIDMELQKKVEESIEKILKQYKGSESMLDRAFVVMMNPKNGQVLSMAGKKLVEKDGKMEVEDYALGTLTSSYELGSTVKGATVLTGFETNAITPGTHFYDAPMKFKGTKEKKSWKNFGDIDDLRALQVSSNVYMFNIALKIAGVGYVKNSSLDIKQEYFDKMRYYFRQFGLGVQTGIDLPNETAGQIGRKDNQPGFLLDYSIGQYDTYTPLQLAQYISTIANGGYRMKPQIVQEIREQTVQKDEVGKVVQSIEPVVLNRIDMKQEYINQVKEGFRKVFQEGDGTGVRAFQKAPYKPAGKTGTAQTVYGGENEIGRNAKGDRRECYNLTLAGYAPYDDPEVAFSVVVPWVENDKSGINSDIGKEVLDAYFDLKNKRLTGEAPKTDASKEN; translated from the coding sequence GTGAAAAAGCAAGAGAAGAAAAGTGGTAGAGTAGTACCTCTCCGGTTAAATATTTTATTCCTTTGTGTATTTTTATTATTTTCTGGCATTATTATTCAGTTAGGGAAAGTGCAAATTTTTGATGGAGAAACATATAAAAATGAAGTAGAGAAGAGAGAAAATGCAACCGTGGGCCTTTCTGTACCACGTGGGAAAATATTTGATCGTGAAGGAAATCCAGTAGTTGATAATAAGTCTTTACGTACGATTACATATACAAAGGTGAAAGGTGTAAAACAAGAAGAAATATTAAAATCAGCAAGACAACTTGCAGATATTATTGAAATGCCACAAGAAGATATAGATAAGTTAACTGAGACTGATAAGAAAGACTTTTGGATGCAATTAAATCCAGAACTTGCTCAAGACTTAGTATCAAAAACAGAAATAGATAAGTTCAGAGATAAGGATATTACCGGAAAAGAGCTAGACAAAAAAATAGAAGATTTAAAAAGGAAACGCGTTACAGATAAAAATCTTCAAGAACTAACGGCTAAAGATATAGAAGTGTTAGCTATTAAAAGTAAAATGACCTCAGGTTTTCAAATGGCACCTCAAATTATTAAAAAGGACGTTAGTGAACAGGAATATGCGGTGATTAGTGAAAATTTAGCGAACCTTCCAGGAGTAGACGTATCAGTTGATTGGGAGAGAATCTATGTAAATGATGGATTATTCCGTTCTGTCCTTGGTAACGTTTCAAATGCTGATGAAGGATTGCCACGTGAACGATTAGATTATTATTTAGTGCGTGATTATAGCCGAAATGATAGGGTCGGCAAAAGTTATATCGAACAGCAATACGAAGATGTACTTCATGGTACAAAAAAAGAAGTAAGAAGCATTGCTGATAAACAAGGAAATACTATTAGAACGGAAACTGTTACTGAAGGGAAAAGCGGTAAAAATTTAACTTTAACAATAGATATGGAATTGCAAAAAAAAGTAGAGGAGAGCATAGAAAAAATATTAAAACAATATAAAGGATCAGAATCAATGTTAGACCGTGCTTTCGTAGTGATGATGAATCCAAAAAATGGTCAAGTATTATCAATGGCTGGGAAAAAGCTTGTAGAAAAAGACGGGAAAATGGAAGTAGAAGATTACGCTTTAGGCACGCTGACTAGTTCTTATGAGCTTGGATCAACGGTTAAAGGTGCGACAGTGTTAACAGGGTTTGAAACAAATGCAATAACTCCTGGAACACATTTTTATGATGCACCTATGAAATTTAAAGGAACTAAGGAAAAGAAGTCTTGGAAAAATTTTGGTGATATAGACGATCTAAGAGCGTTACAAGTTTCTTCAAACGTTTATATGTTTAATATAGCATTAAAAATTGCTGGCGTGGGTTATGTGAAAAATAGTTCACTAGATATTAAACAAGAATATTTTGATAAAATGAGGTATTATTTCAGGCAATTTGGACTAGGCGTACAAACTGGTATTGATTTACCAAATGAAACCGCAGGACAAATTGGAAGAAAAGATAATCAGCCTGGTTTCTTATTAGATTATTCTATTGGACAATATGATACGTATACACCACTTCAGCTTGCACAATATATTTCGACTATCGCAAATGGAGGGTATCGAATGAAACCACAAATTGTTCAAGAGATTAGAGAACAAACCGTTCAAAAAGATGAGGTTGGTAAAGTAGTACAATCAATAGAACCCGTTGTTTTAAATAGAATCGATATGAAACAAGAATATATTAATCAAGTAAAAGAAGGATTTAGAAAAGTATTTCAAGAGGGAGATGGAACGGGAGTAAGAGCATTCCAAAAAGCACCATATAAACCAGCTGGTAAAACAGGGACCGCACAAACTGTATATGGTGGAGAAAATGAAATTGGGCGAAATGCGAAAGGTGATCGTAGAGAATGTTATAACTTAACATTGGCTGGATATGCGCCATATGATGATCCAGAAGTAGCATTTTCTGTTGTAGTACCATGGGTTGAAAATGATAAATCGGGCATTAACTCCGATATTGGAAAAGAAGTTTTAGATGCTTATTTTGATTTGAAAAATAAGAGATTAACTGGTGAAGCGCCAAAAACAGATGCCTCTAAAGAGAATTAA
- the lepB gene encoding signal peptidase I, which translates to MKLFILKYWRNICGYIFIIIGVIFINKSFLFCMVEGISMQPTLNEKDYILVNKVNVCLSSFHHGDVVIIKKEDAPTYYVKRIIGLSGDNIQLKEDEVFINGKKRDESYIHLDMSQVSNRFSNFREIKVPTHKLFVLGDNRNHSKDSRNTLGLIDESNIIGKVEMVFYPFDHIKWIK; encoded by the coding sequence ATGAAGCTGTTTATTCTAAAATATTGGAGGAACATATGTGGCTACATATTCATTATAATAGGGGTTATTTTTATTAATAAGTCCTTTTTATTTTGTATGGTAGAAGGAATTTCGATGCAACCTACTTTGAATGAAAAAGATTATATACTTGTTAATAAGGTAAACGTCTGTTTATCGTCTTTTCATCATGGAGATGTTGTCATTATAAAAAAAGAAGACGCGCCTACTTACTATGTGAAACGAATTATTGGATTATCGGGGGATAACATACAACTAAAAGAGGATGAGGTATTTATTAACGGTAAAAAGCGTGATGAGTCGTATATACATTTAGATATGTCACAAGTATCCAATCGTTTTTCAAATTTTAGAGAAATAAAAGTTCCTACGCATAAATTATTTGTGTTAGGTGATAATCGTAATCATAGTAAAGATAGTAGGAATACACTTGGACTTATTGATGAGTCAAATATAATAGGTAAAGTAGAAATGGTATTTTATCCATTTGATCATATAAAATGGATAAAATAA
- a CDS encoding aspartate/glutamate racemase family protein has product MKVIGLIGGLSWESTSLYYKHINTLTLSQYDQNAKLVLYSMDFGEVTTLLQNHQYEEVKNELVTVAKKVEKSGAECLLMCSNTVHLFAEEVEQAISIPLLHIGDVSAKKMVEQNIKRIGLLGTKQTMEQDFYKSRLAKYNIETIIPNDEERTFIHHVILDELSRGIISETSKERLLQITKSLIQNGAEGILLGCTEIPLLISQNDLTVPVFDTAFLHANTAVQFAG; this is encoded by the coding sequence ATGAAAGTTATTGGTTTGATTGGAGGATTAAGTTGGGAATCTACATCATTATACTATAAACATATTAATACACTTACACTCTCTCAATACGATCAAAATGCAAAGTTAGTTTTATATAGTATGGACTTTGGTGAAGTAACTACTTTATTACAAAACCATCAATATGAAGAAGTGAAAAATGAACTAGTTACAGTTGCAAAGAAAGTTGAAAAATCTGGGGCTGAATGTTTATTAATGTGTTCAAATACTGTACATCTATTTGCTGAGGAGGTAGAACAAGCAATATCTATCCCGCTTCTTCACATTGGTGATGTAAGTGCTAAAAAAATGGTAGAACAGAATATAAAACGTATCGGACTATTAGGAACAAAACAAACGATGGAGCAAGATTTCTATAAATCACGATTAGCGAAATATAACATTGAGACAATTATCCCAAATGATGAGGAAAGAACTTTTATCCACCATGTCATATTAGATGAATTAAGTAGAGGGATCATTTCAGAAACATCTAAAGAAAGGTTATTACAAATTACAAAATCATTAATTCAAAACGGCGCTGAAGGTATATTATTAGGCTGCACTGAAATACCTTTACTCATCTCCCAAAATGATCTTACTGTTCCCGTTTTTGATACTGCTTTTTTACATGCAAATACTGCTGTACAATTTGCTGGATAA
- a CDS encoding tyrosine-type recombinase/integrase, producing MDRITEYKGYWGNSYKRIRGNLLYEVMVAGITKRHNDFLYMMVMGTNGKVYFDTYKYLNEELGDEGFSKRELALRALKLLYSYIELFNTEIRYLDVDDKKKFITFLQGGQGIGQYISYDFMTVRKNDTVNSYLGVYRKFFRYLGIKGNVFEEQSGIKKIIGSGSAFNSKANAIEVHKYSMNLKEVKTTIVPKYIKYTEYSELMNLIEDKYTLREKIIVKLMYEYGLRIGEVLGLTLEDIQGEHITKQKGRCRLILRNRFTDKPWQYAKGCLKIISRNNYTNEIYNIEGGGFQIINISSKTFNLIQEYIDETTSPFSLSDKAYKNYLEKNIADKVSEMDIDRNAYVFLSKNYTPIAGGAWNRIMKNIFQQVGIQIDRGKKTDNLNHRFRHGFAMFKVLHEGFDEIKLAYVMRHSNTNSVSAYFNPTEDDLIVFASKQDKLTKRGLRL from the coding sequence ATGGATAGAATCACTGAATATAAGGGGTATTGGGGAAATAGTTATAAGAGAATTAGAGGAAATCTATTATATGAAGTAATGGTAGCTGGTATCACCAAAAGACATAATGATTTTTTATACATGATGGTTATGGGTACAAATGGAAAAGTTTATTTTGATACTTATAAATACCTAAATGAAGAACTAGGAGATGAGGGATTTAGCAAAAGAGAATTAGCACTTCGCGCTTTAAAGTTACTTTATTCATACATTGAGCTTTTTAATACAGAAATAAGATATTTAGATGTGGATGACAAGAAAAAATTTATAACTTTTCTGCAAGGCGGTCAAGGTATTGGACAATACATATCGTATGATTTTATGACTGTACGGAAGAATGATACTGTTAATTCTTATTTAGGAGTTTATAGAAAATTTTTTCGTTATTTAGGGATAAAAGGCAACGTATTTGAAGAACAAAGTGGGATAAAAAAAATTATAGGTAGTGGTAGTGCTTTTAACTCTAAAGCTAATGCAATAGAAGTACACAAATACTCAATGAACTTAAAGGAAGTTAAAACAACTATAGTCCCTAAATACATAAAATACACCGAATATTCAGAACTTATGAATTTAATTGAGGATAAATATACACTTCGAGAGAAGATTATAGTCAAATTAATGTATGAATATGGGCTTAGAATTGGTGAGGTTTTAGGTTTAACTTTAGAGGACATTCAAGGAGAACATATAACAAAACAAAAAGGTAGGTGCCGATTAATATTAAGGAATCGTTTTACAGATAAGCCTTGGCAATACGCAAAAGGTTGTTTGAAGATTATATCACGCAATAATTACACTAATGAGATTTATAATATAGAGGGTGGTGGTTTTCAAATTATTAATATTTCATCTAAAACATTTAATTTAATTCAAGAATATATTGATGAAACTACTTCTCCTTTTTCCCTGAGTGATAAAGCATATAAAAATTACTTGGAAAAAAATATAGCCGATAAAGTTAGTGAAATGGATATTGATAGAAATGCATACGTCTTTCTTAGTAAAAATTACACACCAATAGCTGGCGGAGCTTGGAATAGGATTATGAAAAACATTTTTCAACAAGTTGGGATCCAAATTGATAGAGGAAAGAAAACTGATAATCTTAACCATCGTTTTCGTCATGGTTTTGCAATGTTTAAGGTGTTACATGAAGGGTTTGATGAGATTAAATTAGCTTATGTTATGCGTCATTCAAATACTAACAGTGTGAGCGCATATTTTAATCCAACAGAAGATGACTTAATTGTTTTCGCTAGTAAGCAAGATAAGCTAACCAAGAGAGGTTTAAGGCTATGA
- a CDS encoding tyrosine-type recombinase/integrase — MTTATKSLKFDKFPIKLSKTFKKYVENHLKNEEFKSLFWQFFEDSYLNQCLSVYVRNSIRYNLERFLYSILKNYTIQHFTWKQYCVSMKCIREYKTWSDVTKRIARIMLSDLYLYTIENRHLNMVDFKELKENKEFLIQEERRTTLGKNEYFLDRISTNFPLNSSLDQLHFIPEGQMITRDNKSSKANILNLNISNSQIKSLLIGFYQSEEQQPLLLRYFLYLFRYSLMSMNKEPYFIADFTFEVFKKQYRFYQNRRLNELTLLFNEQSYTLSRYLVRFYMYLCKVIKEQDIQHNIFEGTLYNEHVLGKNSFSVYYERGYKLIHYNPFEEVPFENRWQLIPSDGYANTSKNRPCGIDFLQIKDKSLREDLKAYAWKQTSMSVRTMARNIYTLIEFLNFISSYKQFNKVDENVYVNADLLEQWCFYIGGKETNTHTVNTYVKACRSFLKFYKNKYQIPILLIDMLKQKPQDYDGGNPMTKHDINSFSKKFQEKRSQSIMGELCYIIFNLATTTKIRLGEIFNLERDCILEKYEQAGVIQYYSKGTGNQKIKLTLTIEKINLIEKAISLTENAYSQASTDIKKYIFVKEDDQVKGRIIDFTWQFWNAFSKNQKELEGQLDGKYRPYDLRSTFINNIYTEGINDKIPTSVIVQMSGNSIHTAKKYYRKATEVQTYAEIFAGVTVSSVDVYGNILEEKDVEDLNPVEDGLGGCNQRGCVIEEEQYECLICPHFATTANRIPLFKKHITTLKTLKESTLNSQERGMIEAQLKLYTAYYVKLLEKIGGGQDGAKA; from the coding sequence ATGACAACAGCAACGAAGTCATTGAAATTTGATAAATTCCCAATTAAATTAAGTAAGACATTTAAAAAATATGTAGAAAATCATCTAAAAAATGAAGAGTTTAAATCTTTGTTTTGGCAATTTTTTGAGGATAGTTATTTAAATCAATGTCTTTCTGTATATGTTCGTAATTCAATTCGTTACAATTTGGAAAGATTCTTATACAGTATATTGAAAAATTACACTATCCAGCATTTTACTTGGAAACAATATTGTGTGAGTATGAAGTGTATTCGAGAATACAAGACTTGGAGTGATGTAACCAAGAGGATAGCAAGAATAATGTTGTCTGATTTATATCTTTACACTATAGAAAATAGACATTTAAATATGGTAGATTTTAAGGAACTAAAGGAAAATAAAGAATTTCTGATTCAGGAAGAACGAAGGACCACCTTAGGAAAAAATGAGTATTTCTTAGATCGAATTAGCACTAACTTTCCTCTGAATAGTTCACTAGACCAGCTGCACTTTATTCCGGAAGGTCAAATGATAACGAGAGATAATAAGAGTAGTAAAGCCAACATACTTAACTTAAATATTTCTAACAGTCAAATAAAATCCTTACTTATAGGGTTTTATCAAAGTGAAGAACAACAACCTCTTTTACTAAGGTATTTTTTATACTTGTTTCGTTATAGTTTAATGTCGATGAATAAGGAGCCGTATTTTATTGCTGATTTTACGTTCGAAGTTTTTAAAAAACAGTATCGATTTTATCAAAATCGAAGGCTTAATGAGTTAACTCTTTTATTTAATGAACAAAGTTATACACTTTCTCGATACCTTGTTCGATTTTATATGTACCTTTGCAAGGTTATAAAAGAGCAAGACATTCAACACAATATTTTCGAGGGAACGCTATACAACGAACACGTTTTAGGGAAAAATAGTTTCTCTGTTTACTATGAAAGAGGATATAAGTTAATTCATTATAATCCTTTTGAAGAGGTACCGTTTGAAAATAGATGGCAGCTAATACCTTCTGATGGTTATGCAAATACTTCTAAAAATAGGCCGTGCGGTATTGATTTTTTACAAATTAAAGATAAGTCTCTTCGTGAAGACTTAAAAGCTTATGCTTGGAAACAAACTAGTATGTCGGTCAGAACGATGGCAAGAAATATTTATACGCTCATTGAATTTTTGAATTTTATCTCTAGCTATAAACAATTCAACAAAGTTGATGAGAATGTCTATGTGAATGCGGATTTGCTGGAACAATGGTGTTTCTATATAGGTGGTAAAGAAACAAATACACATACAGTAAATACTTATGTAAAGGCATGTAGGAGCTTTTTGAAATTTTATAAAAATAAATATCAAATTCCGATCTTGTTAATCGATATGCTTAAGCAAAAACCTCAAGATTATGATGGTGGAAATCCAATGACTAAACATGATATCAATTCATTTTCTAAAAAGTTTCAAGAAAAAAGGTCACAGAGTATTATGGGAGAACTTTGTTATATAATTTTTAATTTGGCCACTACTACTAAAATTCGTTTGGGGGAAATATTCAATTTAGAAAGAGACTGTATTTTAGAGAAATATGAGCAAGCTGGTGTAATTCAATACTATTCAAAGGGAACTGGTAATCAAAAGATTAAATTGACTCTAACAATTGAAAAAATTAATCTTATTGAAAAGGCCATAAGTCTCACAGAAAATGCATATAGTCAAGCTAGTACAGATATTAAAAAATATATATTTGTGAAAGAAGATGACCAAGTAAAAGGGAGGATCATAGATTTTACTTGGCAATTTTGGAATGCTTTTTCTAAGAATCAAAAAGAATTGGAAGGACAGCTTGATGGTAAATATCGTCCTTATGATCTTCGATCTACTTTTATAAATAATATATATACCGAAGGTATAAATGATAAAATACCAACTTCTGTGATCGTTCAAATGTCTGGAAATAGTATTCATACAGCTAAGAAGTATTATCGTAAAGCTACGGAAGTTCAAACATATGCTGAAATTTTTGCAGGAGTTACGGTTTCATCAGTTGATGTATATGGGAACATCTTGGAAGAAAAAGATGTTGAAGATCTTAATCCAGTAGAAGATGGACTTGGTGGATGTAATCAAAGAGGTTGTGTAATTGAAGAGGAACAATACGAATGTCTCATTTGTCCTCATTTTGCTACTACCGCCAATAGAATACCGTTATTTAAGAAACACATAACAACGCTAAAAACACTAAAAGAAAGTACATTAAATAGCCAAGAACGAGGGATGATCGAAGCACAACTTAAATTATATACAGCCTATTATGTAAAACTACTTGAAAAAATTGGGGGTGGACAAGATGGAGCAAAAGCTTAA